Proteins from one Niallia circulans genomic window:
- a CDS encoding RNA polymerase sigma factor has protein sequence MTEFERIYHLYFREVYSFVLLLSRNETIAEEITQETFFKALKNIDTFKGNCKLSVWLCQIAKNTYFTYHDKQKRFDTNVIPEEVSQKSMEEMILRKEDNIRLHKVLHHLEEPYKEVFTLRVFGELSFKEISEIFEKTESWARVTFHRAKRKIQDLLKEE, from the coding sequence GTGACAGAGTTTGAGCGTATTTACCATTTATATTTTCGAGAAGTTTATTCGTTTGTATTATTGCTAAGTCGTAACGAAACGATTGCAGAAGAAATTACACAAGAAACTTTTTTCAAGGCTTTAAAAAACATAGATACATTTAAAGGAAATTGCAAACTTAGTGTTTGGCTTTGTCAAATCGCTAAAAATACATATTTTACGTATCACGACAAGCAAAAACGGTTTGACACAAATGTAATACCTGAAGAAGTAAGCCAGAAGAGTATGGAAGAAATGATATTAAGAAAAGAAGATAATATTCGCTTGCATAAGGTTTTGCATCACTTAGAAGAACCTTATAAAGAAGTTTTTACATTAAGAGTATTTGGAGAGCTTTCTTTTAAAGAAATAAGTGAGATTTTTGAGAAAACGGAAAGTTGGGCGAGAGTCACCTTTCACCGAGCTAAACGCAAGATTCAGGACTTGTTAAAGGAGGAGTAG
- a CDS encoding VanZ family protein produces the protein MKNIVQFTFAIYVACVISITIFPIPYDKTTINYEAQENYLHNNMIPFTFLSNFSAYQSFGNLLLLLPLGLYVPLLSKRMKSIKRVFLVGILSSLGIELTQFVISMLAGYTYRQADIDDVILNTLGAVVGCVAFHFLVNWCKGQFDLEIFNVLKK, from the coding sequence ATGAAAAATATTGTTCAATTCACGTTTGCTATTTATGTAGCATGTGTTATCTCAATAACAATTTTTCCAATTCCTTATGATAAAACCACAATTAATTATGAAGCCCAAGAAAATTATTTACATAATAATATGATTCCATTTACATTCTTATCGAACTTTAGTGCTTATCAATCTTTTGGTAATTTACTATTATTATTACCATTAGGATTATATGTTCCTTTATTAAGCAAAAGGATGAAATCAATAAAAAGAGTTTTCTTAGTTGGTATTTTATCATCCTTAGGCATTGAACTTACTCAATTTGTCATCTCTATGTTGGCTGGATACACGTATCGTCAAGCTGATATAGATGATGTAATCCTAAATACTTTAGGTGCAGTAGTTGGTTGTGTTGCTTTTCATTTTCTTGTCAATTGGTGTAAAGGACAATTTGATTTAGAGATTTTTAATGTACTGAAAAAATAG
- a CDS encoding PadR family transcriptional regulator, whose translation MKSYNATTYAILGILTTDCKSGYAIKQFIDQSLNHFWKISYGQIYPALKLIAQEELAEVRTSSGTGKPDSNEYYLTSKGLEVLKNWLVKPIEHLPTERNEVLLKLFFGRYQDRENKVLLLQNYKQELEERYQTYLSIEQAIINHTDNDEDSIYWLCTLDYGKRTTKAAIDWCEYTLNKFL comes from the coding sequence TTGAAAAGTTATAACGCTACGACATATGCAATATTAGGAATATTAACTACCGATTGTAAATCTGGTTATGCGATAAAACAGTTCATTGATCAGAGCTTGAATCACTTTTGGAAAATTAGTTATGGTCAAATTTATCCAGCTCTAAAATTAATTGCCCAAGAGGAATTAGCTGAAGTTCGTACTTCTTCTGGCACTGGAAAACCAGATAGTAATGAATACTATTTAACATCGAAGGGATTAGAGGTTTTAAAGAATTGGTTGGTAAAGCCGATTGAACACTTACCAACTGAGCGAAATGAAGTTTTGCTTAAATTATTTTTTGGCCGCTATCAAGATCGGGAAAATAAGGTGTTGCTGCTACAGAATTATAAGCAAGAACTTGAAGAACGTTATCAAACCTATTTATCTATAGAACAGGCTATTATCAATCACACAGATAACGACGAGGATTCCATTTATTGGCTGTGTACATTGGATTATGGAAAAAGAACTACGAAAGCAGCGATAGACTGGTGTGAGTATACTCTTAATAAATTTTTATAG